CCTGTATATACTTTTTTAACGGTATACTGGGATTTGGATACCTGAGACAAAACCATTCCGAACATGGGTGGAATGAGATTTTCCCGTGTATCCACCTTGACAGCATCCTTGAAGGGTATATCTGGTCTTTCTGCCAGAGTCAGGGTGGATTTTTTAAGAGTATCTCCGGATTTCCATTCAAGATCAATCATCGTTCCAGGGACGACTCCCAGGAGAAGGTCCCGGACATCCTGATTCTTCTTTACACTGTGTCCATTGACAGACAGGATGCGGTCTCCCCGTTTCATCCCCAGTTTAGAAGCGGGAGAATCAGGCATAATGTATATGGCTTCCAAACCGTCAAAATTCTGGTAACCCCCGACCCCGATCCAGGAGTGGGTTAACGCTCCTCCCTCATAGAGTGAGGGAAGGAGATTTTTAACATATTCGCCGTCAATGGCAAAATTCACACCCTCAAAATCAGTGATGCCGGCAAAAACAATGCCGTTGACCTCTGAATCGCTATTCATGAGAGGACCGCCACTGTTTCCCGGATTAATGGGAACATCGATTTGAATAGATTCACCCATGGTCTGAAGAGGCCTGCCGACGGCAGAAACAGTTCCTGATGTAATCGTATTATTCAGACCCCCAGGAGATCCAATGGCAAAAATCTGCTCCCCCAGTTTGAACTGATCCGCCCCGGAGAAAGAAAACACATAGGGTGCTTCAATTTCAGTCTTTAAAAGGGCAATATCAAAGTGTCTGTCCCAGCCGATAACCCTGGCTGGAATTTTTTCGCCTCTCTCATCTGAGAGCTTGATAAAAAGACGGGAATAGCCCTTGTATTCCGGATTTACCTCGCTTTCAATAACATGATAGTTTGTCAGAATATAACCGTCTTTATCGATAAAAAAGCCACTTCCTATGCTGCGGTCGGGATACCCGACTCCGCGGTCAAGACGCAGACCTTTATCAACCCAAACAGTCCCAGTTCCCTTGAGGAGGTCTTCCATCCTCACAGGACGGGAAAGAAATTCCTCGGTTAATTCCTGAGTATCTATTCCTCTTTTGACTTGTTCTTTGACAACTATTGAAAGAGCTTTCTTGTTTTCACCTCGCAAAAACCGGTCTTCAAGATAATTCAGATCATCATCACTCAGATCATCAGGATTGACAAAACCAAGTGATATCATTCCAGCTGCCGCACCGGTATTTTCAAATTCCAGAAGATTTTTAATGTATTCAGTTCTTATCCGGGAAATTTCAAGAGTCGATTCGACAAGTTGAGTTTGTCCAAGAACAGAAAGTGAATTGACAAGAGACAGGGCTTTCCGGTAGTTCCGCTGATCTATTGAATCTTTCAATTGCAGATTCATATCCTCTAGAGCCTGATTTTCAAGCTGAAGAAAATCAAGTTCAACATCCTGTGGATTTCCATCATTCTTATAAAAATAAATCCACTGAAGTGCTTCAGTCGGTTTTTTTTCATCCAGTAGTGTCAGGATCTGTTCCTGAATTCTACTGTTTCTATCATAAGGTGAAAGATCTTCCAACTTGATCTTTTCTGTACTGACACATGAGGTCAAGGCAGTGATCATCATGAAAAGAAAGAGTAACAATATGCTGCCTATTTTATTCATTGCTTACCTGGTTTATTATCAAGAATTGTTTCGTCCCATGAGCCATCTTTTTTTTGTTCCAATAATGCATTATAAAATCCGTCTTTGGAAAAATCCCAAAGCTGATAGCGTTTTCTATTCCATAAGTCCTGAATCTCTTCCATACGACTCTCTTCACCTTCATATTCAAAGCCGACAAAGCGTCCCGATACATATTTTTCTTTAAGATCGAACTCCCCATCACCATCGATATCCCGGTAACCCTCAAAGGGCAACCAGTCTCTCAATAATACAATACGGTCAAATTGCCCGTCAAAATTGGAGTCTTCCCGGAATCGCCGGATCATCCCCGAGACCACAGTATAATCTCTGAAAGGACTGACTCTGGGAGTTGTTACAGAATCAATGAGTGAAAAACTATTTTTTAGAATCTCAGACTCGGGAAAATAATCCAGG
This sequence is a window from Oceanispirochaeta sp.. Protein-coding genes within it:
- a CDS encoding trypsin-like peptidase domain-containing protein, whose amino-acid sequence is MNKIGSILLLFLFMMITALTSCVSTEKIKLEDLSPYDRNSRIQEQILTLLDEKKPTEALQWIYFYKNDGNPQDVELDFLQLENQALEDMNLQLKDSIDQRNYRKALSLVNSLSVLGQTQLVESTLEISRIRTEYIKNLLEFENTGAAAGMISLGFVNPDDLSDDDLNYLEDRFLRGENKKALSIVVKEQVKRGIDTQELTEEFLSRPVRMEDLLKGTGTVWVDKGLRLDRGVGYPDRSIGSGFFIDKDGYILTNYHVIESEVNPEYKGYSRLFIKLSDERGEKIPARVIGWDRHFDIALLKTEIEAPYVFSFSGADQFKLGEQIFAIGSPGGLNNTITSGTVSAVGRPLQTMGESIQIDVPINPGNSGGPLMNSDSEVNGIVFAGITDFEGVNFAIDGEYVKNLLPSLYEGGALTHSWIGVGGYQNFDGLEAIYIMPDSPASKLGMKRGDRILSVNGHSVKKNQDVRDLLLGVVPGTMIDLEWKSGDTLKKSTLTLAERPDIPFKDAVKVDTRENLIPPMFGMVLSQVSKSQYTVKKVYTGGGADEASISSNDVIILKKWVVNEKDGFVLMQFIFKGVKAGYLESAVQLGAGLESAIFF